A DNA window from Fusarium fujikuroi IMI 58289 draft genome, chromosome FFUJ_chr11 contains the following coding sequences:
- a CDS encoding putative tartrate transporter family protein translates to MTADLKNDSPPDLSDEAGTVDSSSQVNEKALLRKLDLKLLPAVGILYLLSFLDRSNVGNARIEGMIDDLHMSGNEYLTGLTLYFIGYVLFEIPCNIILKRTTPRLWLPTLTVAWGIVATLLGIVQNKTGFFIARFFLGVTESGLFPGVVYYFSMWYKRRERQYRISLFFSAASLAGAFGGILAYGIGKMAGVVWDNGWRWIFILEGIATVVVAVAAYWFIENYPDTSKFLTKSERSFIHERLHADSDAIREEKFSWAAPTIIKDLGYKAAVAQLLTIPPYAVAFITTLGVAIASEKLAKRAFFIAGSAGVAAIGYIILLANTNPTAKPGVSYVGTFFAAAGIYPATALVLSWPAINVSGQTKRAIANAMQISIGNLGAVMGTQLYRSGDGPRFVVGHSMALGYLVANIVVVTILGWRLKKQNDARAAVSEEIKHVGEVEDWRGDTDPRWRFEY, encoded by the exons ATGACTGCCGACCTGAAGAACGATTCGCCGCCGGACCTCAGCGACGAGGCCGGCACCGTCGACTCTAGCTCGCAAGTAAACGAGAAAGCCCTGCTACGCAAACTTGATTTGAAGCTTCTACCAGCAGTTGGGATTCTTTATCTGCTTTCGTTCTTGGATCGCAGCAATG TTGGCAATGCTCGTATTGAGGGAATGATTGACGATCTGCATATGT CGGGGAATGAGTATCTCACTGGCTTGACGCTGTACTTTATTGGTTATGTCCTCTTCGAG ATCCCATGCAACATTATCCTCAAGCGAACTACGCCTCGACTCTGGCTGCCAACACTCACTGTGGCCTGGGGTATCGTTGCGACTCTTCTCGGTATCGTGCAGAACAAGACTGGTTTCTTCATTGCTCGATTCTTCCTTGGTGTAACTGAGAGCGGATTGTTTCCCG GTGTTGTGTACTACTTCTCCATGTGGTACAAACGTCGTGAGCGACAATATCGTATCTCGCTATTCTTCAGCGCTGCATCACTAGCTGGAGCGTTCGGTGGCATCTTGGCATAT GGGATTGGTAAGATGGCAGGTGTCGTCTGGGATAATGGTTGGCGAtggatcttcatcttg GAAGGTATCGCGACGGTAGTAGTCGCCGTTGCAGCATACTGGTTCATCGAGAACTACCCAGATACCTCAAAATTCCTCACCAAATCAGAGCGCTCCTTCATCCATGAACGGCTACATGCAGACAGTGACGCAATTCGTGAAGAGAAGTTCAGCTGGGCTGCT cccaccatcatcaaggacCTAGGATACAAAGCTGCAGTGGCACAGCTCTTGACAATCCCACCATACGCCGTCGCCTTTATCACAACTCTAGGTGTTGCCATCGCCTCTGAGAAACTCGCCAAACGCgctttcttcatcgccgGCTCAGCTGGCGTCGCAGCAATTGGCTacatcatccttctcgccAACACGAACCCTACCGCAAAACCGGGAGTCTCTTACGTTGGAACATTCTTCGCCGCAGCCGGAATCTACCCTGCCACTGCTCTTGTCCTCAGTTGGCCTGCGATCAACGTATCTGGACAAACGAAGCGTGCTATTGCGAATGCTATGCAGATCAGCATCGGAAACCTTGGTGCAGTCATGGGTACGCAGCTGTATCGATCTGGTGATGGACCGCGATTTGTGGTTGGACATTCTATGGCTTTGGGGTATCTTGTCGCTAATATTGTGGTTGTGACTATACTTGgttggaggttgaagaagcagaatgaTGCGCGGGCGGCAGTGAGTGAGGAGATTAAGCACGTTGGAGAAGTGGAGGACTGGAGAGGCGATACTGATCCGCGATGGAGGTTTGAGTATTAA
- a CDS encoding related to multidrug resistant protein: MTTDVKEPVLDTELGVLNSTPADPYLVAFNELDSDNPKNWPEKRKWAVTNVLSITGFNRILVSTVMAPALSVIAKDLDMTATQSVMALSIYLLATAFGPLVIGPLSEVYGRKTILHVSNIWFLVWNLACGFANSKEMLIGTRFLAGFGASAVYALGGGVLGDIWRPDQRGKSLGWYSVIPLIGAATGKSKLHSFGDHVTNFNKRPYHWWLHD; encoded by the coding sequence ATGACTACAGACGTGAAAGAACCTGTTCTCGATACTGAGCTTGGTGTACTCAACAGCACCCCAGCAGATCCATACCTCGTCGCTTTCAATGAGCTCGACAGTGATAATCCCAAGAACTGGCCCGAAAAGCGGAAATGGGCGGTAACAAACGTCCTCTCCATAACAGGCTTTAACCGCATCCTCGTCTCTACAGTAATGGCACCCGCACTCTCCGTCATTGCCAAGGACCTCGACATGACCGCTACCCAATCCGTCATGGCCCTGAGTATCTACCTTTTAGCAACTGCCTTTGGTCCTCTGGTCATTGGACCCTTGTCTGAGGTCTATGGACGCAAGACAATTCTTCACGTCTCCAATATCTGGTTCCTCGTTTGGAATCTTGCGTGCGGGTTTGCAAACTCGAAGGAGATGCTTATCGGTACACGCTTCCTCGCTGGCTTTGGCGCAAGTGCTGTTTATGCTCTTGGAGGCGGTGTTCTGGGCGACATCTGGCGTCCTGACCAGCGTGGCAAGTCTCTTGGATGGTACTCTGTCATTCCTCTCATCGGCGCCGCAACCGGCAAGTCCAAACTTCATTCCTTTGGAGATCACGTCACTAACTTTAACAAAAGGCCCTATCATTGGTGGCTTCATGACTGA
- a CDS encoding related to lipase 1, with product MALHRALILLSLWLGLAAALNGHILERSDSHKPLPPSRDPWYTAPKGYEHKEPGTVLRVRRAPGNLTRLTGNSSATYNILYRTTDSHYKPTWAVTTLFVPKLGENSTAAMMFNQSALLSYQVPYDSADVDASPSYAAYAPYADSSLALINDALGLGVFLSLPDYEGPLASFTAGVMSGHATLDSIRAVLSLNLGLNKKDPRVALWGYSGGALASEWASELAVQYAPDLQDTVVGAAIGGVTPNITAALLSISGKESAGLVPSAILGLISQYPDARKYVLSQLKTSGKYNKTAFLAAKKYTVFEAGDAFAGVNIFDYFKDGDKILRSPHIQHVINRDGIMGYHGVPPWPIFAYQAIHDEISPIANTDKLVERYCAVGANILYQRNTFGTHSENFVLGSAAAVQWLAFALLGLNDKAEGCTIKNVTTNSTDLSLRKRGMPLRVYDLW from the coding sequence atggctcttCATCGTGCCCTCATTCTTTTGAGTCTTTGGCTAggccttgctgctgctctcaaTGGCCATATTCTCGAACGATCCGATTCCCATAAACCTCTCCCACCCAGTCGAGACCCATGGTATACCGCCCCTAAAGGCTATGAGCATAAAGAGCCCGGCACTGTTCTTCGTGTACGTCGTGCGCCGGGCAACTTGACTCGCCTCACTGGAAACAGCTCTGCCACGTATAATATTCTTTACCGCACTACAGACAGCCATTACAAGCCAACATGGGCCGTCACGACGCTCTTTGTGCCTAAGCTTGGGGAGAACAGCACTGCTGCCATGATGTTCAACCAGAGCGCTTTGCTCTCGTACCAGGTTCCATATGATTCAGCGGATGTGGATGCTAGTCCCAGTTACGCAGCTTACGCTCCATATGCTGACAGCAGTCTCGCGCTTATCAATGATGCTTTAGGCCTGGGCGTGTTTCTTAGCCTTCCTGACTACGAAGGTCCTCTTGCATCCTTCACAGCAGGTGTCATGTCCGGCCATGCAACTCTCGACTCAATTCGTGCTGTTCTCTCTCTCAATCTGGgtctcaacaagaaggaccCTCGCGTTGCGCTTTGGGGATACTCTGGTGGCGCGTTGGCCAGCGAGTGGGCTTCTGAACTTGCTGTGCAGTATGCGCCTGATCTTCAAGACACGGTCGTTGGGGCTGCAATTGGTGGCGTGACACCAAACATTACCGCTGCCTTGCTTTCTATATCCGGAAAAGAATCTGCTGGTCTTGTACCAAGCGCCATTCTCGGTCTAATTAGTCAGTATCCTGACGCGCGGAAGTACGTTCTCTCGCAATTGAAGACGTCCGGAAAATACAACAAGACTGCCTTCCTGGCTGCCAAGAAATACACCGTTTTCGAAGCAGGCGATGCATTTGCCGGGGTCAACATCTTCGATTACTTCAAGGACGGCGATAAAATCTTACGTAGTCCTCACATTCAGCACGTCATCAACCGCGATGGAATAATGGGCTATCACGGCGTCCCCCCATGGCCCATCTTTGCATACCAGGCTatccatgatgagatcagCCCTATTGCCAACACAGATAAGCTCGTTGAGCGATACTGCGCTGTCGGCGCCAATATTCTGTATCAGCGAAACACTTTTGGCACGCACTCGGAGAACTTTGTGCTGGGTAGTGCTGCGGCTGTTCAGTGGttggcttttgctttgcttggACTGAATGACAAGGCCGAGGGATGTACTATCAAGAATGTCACGACGAATAGTACCGATCtgtcgttgaggaagagaggTATGCCTTTGAGGGTTTATGATTTGTGGTGA
- a CDS encoding probable ADP-ribosylation factor: protein MGATFSQFWAPPPITVGLIGLRSAGKTTIVHTLSGNPDLVTPSVETVEITPVYQGNQQFKIFDYAGNPHWRPCWRSFMSRLQAVVFVIDSSDIKALQEAKTELAGLLKEDMLEQQPFLVLANKQDDSKAMSVAELTEYLDIQQYLDKPSKCRVQPTSALTGEGLAAGLEWVRHILREHRN, encoded by the exons ATGGGCGCCACATTCTCTCAGTTCTGGGCCCCGCCGCCAATCACAGTTGGCTTGATTGGTCTTCGCTCAGCAGGAAAAACAACCATTGTGCATACATTGAGCGGAAATCCAGATCTAGTGACGCCATCCGTTGAGA CCGTCGAGATCACCCCCGTGTACCAGGGAAACCAACAGTTCAAAATCTTCGACTATGCTGGAAATCCGCACTGGAGACCTTGTTGGAGGAGTTTCATGTCCAGATTACAAGCCGTTGTGTTTGTCATAGACAGCTCAGACATCAAAGCCCTACAGGAAGCGAAAACGGAATTGGCCGGGTTATTGAAGGAAGATATGCTTGAGCAGCAGCCATTTTTGGTGCTTGCTAATAAGCAGGATGATTCG AAAGCCATGAGCGTCGCAGAATTGACTGAATATCTCGATATACAACAATACCTTGACAAACCATCGAAATGC CGCGTTCAGCCTACGAGCGCCTTGACCGGGGAGGGGTTGGCTGCGGGTCTGGAATGGGTGCGACACATCTTGAGAGAGCATCGCAACTGA
- a CDS encoding related to NADPH-dependent aldehyde reductase, whose amino-acid sequence MSSPSTAIPTGSWVLVTGATGFVASHVTRQLLQRGYKVRGTVRDQGKAQWLIDDHFKSYADSGSYELVTVPDISAAGAFDDAVKGVSAVAHIASVLDFDPNPNNVVPQTVAGVTSVLESASKEPSVTRFVFTSSIVAAVFPTPDSDGVVDRNSWNEFAIKAAWAPPPYEPSRAMLVYAASKVAAEQALWKYIDENKPHFVANAICPSGILGEPLHERHATSYGNWIYSLFIEKRGMIDTFQTAFFVDVQDVALLHVAALLDPELKDARLQTWGHKAHWNNFLPILRELRPQRKFIPDYPETFYLKLSTDQSESVALLKKWAGQEDWKPIRQIITEAINNPYWKTE is encoded by the exons ATGTCTTCACCTTCAACTGCCATCCCCACCGGCTCATGGGTCCTTGTCACAGGCGCCACAGGCTTTGTCGCCAGCCACGTTACCCGTCAACTTCTCCAGCGCGGCTACAAGGTCCGAGGCACAGTCCGTGATCAAGGCAAAGCCCAATGGCTCATTGACGATCACTTCAAGTCTTATGCCGACAGTGGTTCCTACGAGCTCGTCACTGTTCCTGATATATCTGCCGCTGGAGCTTTTGATGATGCAGTAAAAGGTGTTTCCGCCGTTGCTCACATCGCAAGTGTCCTTGACTTTGATCCCAACCCCAACAATGTCGTTCCCCAGACTGTCGCAGGAGTAACCTCTGTCCTCGAAAGTGCATCCAAGGAGCCTTCTGTTACGCGATTTGTCTTCACTAGCTCCATCGTCGCTGCTGTTTTCCCAACGCCTGACTCAGACGGTGTTGTCGACCGCAATTCATGGAACGAATTCGCTATCAAAGCGGCCTGGGCTCCACCACCTTACGAGCCATCGCGTGCAATGCTCGTCTATGCTGCAAGTAAGGTCGCTGCGGAACAAGCTCTATGGAAATACATCGACGAGAATAAGCCTCACTTTGTGGCCAATGCCATTTGCCCGTCTGGTATCTTGGGCGAGCCACTCCACGAGAGACATGCCACTTCATACGGAAACTGGATTTATTCTCTCTTCATCGAGAAGAGGGGAATGATCGACACGTTCCAAACTG CATTCTTTGTTGATGTCCAAGACGTTGCCCTCCTCCACGTCGCTGCCCTTCTTGATCCCGAACTCAAGGATGCGCGTCTCCAGACGTGGGGCCACAAAGCCCACTGGAACAATTTCTTGCCCATTCTGCGAGAGCTTCGACCGCAGAGGAAATTCATCCCTGACTATCCTGAGACATTCTACCTTAAGCTCTCAACTGATCAGTCTGAGTCGGTTGCTCTCTTGAAGAAGTGGGCTGGTCAGGAAGACTGGAAGCCTATCAGACAGATTATTACCGAGGCCATCAATAACCCCTACTGGAAGACTGAGTAG
- a CDS encoding related to multidrug resistant protein → MAAISFTTFRETYAPAILKKRAKKLRKETGQPYYTYAERTQEGHTLRKILTQAMTRPLRLLTFHPIIQVAAVISAIGYGLLYIVLSSFAEIWTQQYGQSVEISGLHYISCALGELAASQIGAPLMDYWFRRTERRNGQHLPENRVPLMAMGAFIAPIGFIVYGWCAEFRVHWAWVDVAMFITCFGMQISGMPLQAYLIDAYPDHTSSAIAAEQFPRSLAAFLFPLFTPKMYAALGYGWGNSAMAFAELALELAAPLLLWKVGASLRARATSSL, encoded by the coding sequence ATGGCTGCTATCTCGTTCACCACGTTCCGCGAGACATACGCCCCTGCAATTCTTAAGAAACGTGCTAAGAAATTGCGCAAAGAGACAGGTCAGCCATATTACACCTACGCTGAGCGCACGCAAGAGGGACATACTTTGAGAAAGATCCTTACCCAAGCTATGACCCGTCCCCTTCGTCTTTTAACCTTCCATCCCATCATCCAAGTCGCTGCTGTCATCTCCGCCATTGGCTATGGTCTTTTGTACATCGTTCTTTCAAGTTTCGCAGAGATTTGGACACAGCAATATGGACAATCGGTTGAGATAAGTGGCCTCCACTACATCTCATGTGCATTGGGTGAACTAGCAGCGTCACAAATCGGCGCGCCATTGATGGACTACTGGTTCCGCAGAACTGAGCGTCGCAATGGCCAGCATCTACCAGAGAACAGAGTACCACTGATGGCGATGGGTGCTTTCATCGCGCCAATTGGCTTCATCGTCTATGGCTGGTGCGCTGAGTTCAGAGTTCACTGGGCATGGGTTGATGTAGCCATGTTCATTACCTGTTTCGGTATGCAGATCTCTGGCATGCCGTTACAAGCGTACTTGATCGATGCTTATCCGGATCATACTTCAAGTGCTATCGCGGCGGAGCAGTTTCCCCGTAGTCTGGCTGCTTTCTTGTTCCCGCTGTTTACACCAAAGATGTATGCTGCGCTTGGATATGGATGGGGGAACAGTGCTATGGCGTTTGCCGAGTTGGCGCTCGAGTTGGCTGCGCCGTTGTTGCTGTGGAAGGTTGGGGCTAGCCTGCGTGCGAGGGCAACGTCGAGTCTATAG